The following are encoded together in the Meriones unguiculatus strain TT.TT164.6M chromosome 16, Bangor_MerUng_6.1, whole genome shotgun sequence genome:
- the Col18a1 gene encoding collagen alpha-1(XVIII) chain isoform X5: protein MAPRWHSLRRQHHLDALTSLVWLLVVRVAWAEAENIAEEVGLLQLLGDPLPQQISQINDPDVGAAYVFGPDSNSGQVARYHFPKLFFHDFSLLFHVQPATKAAGVLFAITDAAQLVVSLGVKLSAVHDGHQNISLLYTESGVSQTQTGASFRLPAFVGQWTHFALSVDGGSVALYIDCEEFQRVPFARSPQGLELEHGSGLFVGQAGAADPDKFQGMIAELKVRSTPRVSPVHCLDEDDDDEDRASGDFGSGFEESSKTHREEHTPLPPRLPQPPPVTSPPLAGGSITEDYRTEETEEETMVNSIGAETLPGTDSSGAGDESVQNHGGGLLKGGLKGQKGEPGARGPPGPAGPQGPAGPVVQSPSVQPVPGAQGPPGPQGPPGKDGAPGRDGQPGDPGEDGRPGDTGPQGFPGTPGDVGPKGEKGDPGMGPRGPPGPPGPPGPSFRQDKLTFIDMEGSGFSGDLESLRGPRGFPGPPGPPGVPGLPGEPGRFGVNSSYAPGPAGLPGVPGKEGPPGFPGPPGPPGPPGKEGPPGVAGQKGSVGDVGIPGPKGSKGDLGPVGVPGKPGLAGPSGPAGPPGPPGPPGPPGPPGPGFAAGFDDMEGSGIPFWSTARSSDGPQGPPGLPGLKGDPGMTGPPGAKGEVGADGSQGMPGPPGREGAAGPPGPKGEKGSQGEKGNPGKDGVGQPGLPGPPGPPGPVVYVSTEDRAVVTTPGPEGKPGYAGFPGPAGPKGDLGSKGERGLPGPKGEKGEPGAFFSPDGRALSHVQKGAKGEPGFRGPPGPYGRPGHKGEIGFPGRPGRPGTNGLKGEKGEPGDASLGFSMRGMPGPPGPPGPPGPPGMPIYDSNAFVESGRPGLPGQQGAQGPSGPKGDKGDVGPPGPPGQFPVDLFHLGAELKGDKGDRGDAGQKGERGEPGAAGGGFFSSSVPGPPGPPGPPGYPGIPGLKGESIRGPPGPPGPQGPPGIGYEGRQGPPGPPGPPGPPSFPGPHRQTVSVPGPPGPPGPPGPPGAMGASAGQVRIWATYQTMLDKVREVPEGWLIFVAEREELYVRVRNGFRKVLLEARTALPDGTGNEVAALQPPLVQLHEGSPYTRREHSYSTARPWRADAILANPPRLPDPQPYPGVPHHHGSYVYLPPVHPTILPAHNHQDFQPVLHLVALNSPLSGGMRGIRGADFQCFQQARAVRLSGTYRAFLSSRLQDLYSIVRRADRGSVPIVNLKDEVLSPSWDALFSGTQGQLQPGARIFSFDGRDVLRHPAWPQKSVWHGSDPSGRRLMESYCETWRTEATGATGQASSLLSGRLLEQKAASCQNTYIVLCIENSFMTSFSK, encoded by the exons AGAATATTGCTGAGGAGGTGGGGCTCTTGCAGCTCCTTGGGGACCCTCTGCCCCAGCAAATCTCCCAAATCAACGACCCTGATGTCGGGGCAGCGTACGTCTTTGGACCGGACTCCAACAGCGGCCAGGTGGCGCGGTATCACTTCCCTAAACTGTTCTTCCATGACTTTTCACTGCTGTTTCACGTTCAGCCAGCCACCAAGGCTGCGGGGGTGCTGTTTGCCATCACAGATGCCGCCCAGCTGGTGGTCTCGCTGGGTGTGAAGCTCTCGGCGGTTCACGATGGACACCAGAACATCTCACTGCTCTACACAGAGTCTGGTGTCAGCCAGACCCAGACGGGTGCCAGCTTCCGCCTACCTGCGTTTGTCGGCCAGTGGACACACTTTGCGCTCAGCGTGGATGGAGGCTCCGTGGCTCTCTACATAGACTGTGAAGAGTTCCAGAGAGTACCGTTTGCTCGGTCCCCACAGGGTCTGGAGCTAGAACATGGCTCCGGCCTCTTTGTGGGTCAGGCTGGAGCAGCAGATCCTGACAAGTTCCAG GGGATGATCGCGGAGCTGAAGGTACGCAGCACCCCCCGGGTGAGCCCTGTGCACTGCTtggatgaagatgatgatgatgaagacagG GCATCTGGAGATTTTGGAAGCGGCTTTGAAGAAAGCAGCAAGACAcacagggaggag CATACACCTCTGCCACCAAGACTCCCCCAGCCACCCCCTGTCACTTCCCCGCCCTTGGCCGGAGGCAGCATCACAGAAGATTACAGAacagaagaaacagaggaagaaaccATGGTCAATTCTATAGGAG ctGAGACCCTTCCTGGCACAGACTCAAGTGGTGCAGGGGATGAGAGTGTCCAGAACCATGGAGGTGGCTTGTTAAAG GGAGGTCTGAAAGGACAAAAGGGAGAGCCAGGTGCTCGGGGCCCGCCTGGCCCAGCTGGGCCCCAGGGTCCTGCAGGCCCGGTGGTACAGAGCCCCAGTGTACAACCTGTCCCGGGAGCACAAGGACCCCCGGGACCTCAGGGGCCACCGGGGAAGGATGGCGCGCCAGGAAGGGATGGCCAACCG GGTGACCCCGGTGAAGACGGGAGACCG GGTGACACTGGACCTCAAGGCTTTCCAGGGACCCCAGGTGACGTGGGCCCCAAGGGTGAGAAG GGAGATCCTGGTATGGGGCCTCGAGGACCTCCAGGACCTCCAGGGCCTCCAGGACCCTCCTTCAGACAGGACAAGCTG ACCTTCATCGACATGGAGGGATCAGGCTTCAGTGGAGACCTGGAGAGCCTCAGA GGCCCACGAGGCTTCCCTGGCCCCCCAGGACCCCCTGGTGTCCCAGGACTGCCTGGTGAGCCAGGGCGCTTTGGGGTCAACAGCTCCTACGCTCCAGGACCTGCAGGCCTTCCTGGTGTACCAGGAAAGGAAGGGCCCCCAGGATTTCCTGGTCCCCCG GGACCTCCAGGTCCTCCAGGCAAAGAGGGCCCACCAGGAGTGGCCGGCCAGAAAGGCAGTGTC GGCGATGTGGGCATCCCAGGACCCAAG GGGAGCAAAGGGGACCTTGGGCCTGTCGGTGTACCTGGAAAGCCTGGCTTGGCTGGACCCAGTGGGCCAGCTGGACCTCCAGGACCCCCAGGACCCCCAGGGCCTCCAGGACCACCAGGACCAGGATTTGCTGCTGGATTT GATGACATGGAAGGCTCTGGAATACCCTTCTGGTCAACAGCCCGAAGCTCCGATGGACCGCAG GGACCCCCCGGATTGCCAGGACTCAAG GGGGATCCTGGAATGACAGGGCCACCTGGAGCCAAG GGAGAAGTCGGTGCAGATGGATCCCAGGGCATGCCTGGCCCCCCAGGAAGAGAGGGTGCAGCTGGGCCCCCG GGgccaaaaggagagaaagggagccAGGGAGAAAAG GGAAACCCaggaaaagatggagtggggcagCCAGGCCTCCCTGGACCCCCAGGACCTCCAGGGCCGGTGGTCTATGTGTCGACTGAGGAT AGAGCAGTAGTGACCACGCCAGGACCTGAG GGCAAGCCAGGGTATGCAGGCTTTCCC GGACCTGCTGGACCGAAGGGTGATCTGGGTTCCAAAGGCGAGCGGGGTCTTCCAGGGCCTAAG GGTGAAAAGGGAGAACCAGGCGCCTTCTTTAGCCCTGACGGCAGAGCCCTGAGCCACGTCCAGAAAGGAGCCAAG GGAGAGCCAGGCTTCCGAGGACCCCCG ggtcCTTATGGGCGACCTGGACACAAGGGAGAAATCGGCTTCCCCGGACGGCCG GGTCGCCCCGGAACTAATGGattaaagggagagaaaggggagcctGGAGATGCCAGCCTCGGGTTCAGCATGAGA GGAATGCCTGGGCCCCCTGGGCCTCCGGGACCCCCCGGCCCTCCTGGGATGCCCATCTATGACAGCAAT GCATTTGTGGAGTCTGGCCGACCTGGACTACCAGGACAGCAAG GTGCGCAGGGGCCTTCAGGACCAAAGGGTGACAAAGGAGATGTGGGCCCACCTGGGCCACCAG GGCAGTTCCCCGTTGACCTCTTCCACCTGGGAGCGGAATTGAAG GGGGACAAGGGGGACCGAGGGGACGCCGGACAGAAAGGAGAGCGGGGAGAACCTGGCGCTGCCGGTGGAGGATTCTTCAGCTCAAGTGTACCTGGCCCACCCGGGCCCCCTGGCCCGCCTGGTTACCCCGGGATTCCG GGTCTGAAGGGAGAGAGCATCCGGGGCCCACCAGGCCCTCCTGGCCCTCAGGGACCTCCTGGCATTGGCTATGAGGGGCGCCAGGGCCCCCCAGGCCCCCCAGGACCTCCAGGACCCCCCTCATTCCCTGGCCCTCATAGACAGA CTGTCAGTGTTCCTGGTCCTCCGGGCCCACCCGGCCCCCCAGGGCCCCCGGGAGCCATGGGCGCCTCTGCTGGG CAGGTGAGGATCTGGGCCACCTACCAGACCATGCTGGACAAGGTGCGTGAGGTGCCCGAGGGCTGGCTCATCTTTGTGGCCGAGAGGGAAGAGCTCTACGTACGCGTTAGAAATGGCTTCCGGAAGGTGCTG CTGGAGGCCCGGACCGCACTCCCAGATGGCACG GGCAACGAGGTCGCTGCCCTGCAGCCCCCACTAGTGCAGCTTCACGAGGGCAGTCCGTATACCCGGCGGGAACACTCCTACTCCACGGCGCGGCCCTGGCGGGCAGATGCCATTTTGGCCAACCCACCACGGCTGCCAGACCCGCAGCCTTACCCCGGGGTTCCGCACCACCACGGCTCCTACGTGTACCTGCCGCCCGTCCACCCCACCATCTTGCCTGCCCACAATCACCAGGACTTCCAGCCAGTG CTCCACCTGGTGGCACTGAACAGCCCGCTGTCGGGTGGCATGCGTGGCATCCGCGGCGCCGACTTCCAGTGCTTCCAGCAGGCCCGAGCCGTGAGGCTCTCTGGCACCTACCGtgccttcctctcctccaggctGCAGGATCTCTATAGCATTGTTCGCCGTGCTGACCGTGGGTCGGTGCCCATCGTCAACCTGAAG GACGAGGTGCTGTCTCCCAGTTGGGATGCCCTGTTTTCTGGCACCCAGGGTCAACTGCAGCCTGGGGCCCGCATCTTCTCTTTTGACGGCAGAGATGTCCTGAGACACCCGGCCTG GCCTCAGAAGAGTGTATGGCATGGCTCAGACCCCAGCGGGCGCAGGCTGATGGAGAGCTACTGTGAGAC